In one Aeromicrobium wangtongii genomic region, the following are encoded:
- a CDS encoding Fpg/Nei family DNA glycosylase, which produces MPELPEVNALVEFLDAQMAGAVVAGVELASFAVLKTYDPPASALQGMEVTGVSRHGKFIDIDVSGIHVIIHLAKAGWLRWSEKLPDTRLKLGASNIAARVRLDRGDGPTIGFDVTEAGTRKGLAMYIVHSPDEVPGVAALGPDPLAPGFELRPVLARRMQVKRLLRDQKIIAGVGNAYSDEILHAARLSPFAIAENLSEDEIGRLEDAVQTVLREAVEEARGKPADELKDDKRTRMRVHGRAGETCPVCGDTVLEVVYADSSLQYCPTCQTGGKPLKDRTTSKFLK; this is translated from the coding sequence ATGCCCGAGCTGCCCGAGGTCAACGCCCTGGTCGAGTTCCTCGACGCGCAGATGGCCGGGGCGGTCGTCGCCGGGGTCGAGCTGGCGTCCTTCGCGGTGCTGAAGACCTATGACCCGCCGGCGTCCGCACTGCAGGGCATGGAGGTCACCGGGGTCAGCCGGCACGGCAAGTTCATCGACATCGACGTCAGCGGCATCCATGTGATCATCCACCTGGCGAAGGCGGGTTGGCTGCGATGGTCCGAGAAGCTGCCCGACACCCGGCTCAAGCTGGGAGCAAGCAACATCGCGGCGCGCGTGCGCCTGGACCGTGGGGACGGCCCGACGATCGGCTTCGACGTCACGGAGGCCGGCACCCGCAAGGGCCTGGCGATGTACATCGTCCACTCGCCGGACGAGGTCCCCGGCGTCGCCGCACTGGGCCCCGATCCGCTCGCGCCGGGGTTCGAGCTGCGGCCGGTGCTGGCGCGGCGCATGCAGGTCAAGCGGCTGTTGCGCGACCAGAAGATCATCGCCGGGGTCGGCAACGCCTACAGCGACGAGATCCTGCACGCGGCCCGCCTGTCGCCGTTCGCGATCGCCGAGAACCTGTCGGAGGACGAGATCGGCCGCCTGGAGGATGCCGTGCAGACCGTCTTGCGCGAGGCCGTCGAGGAGGCGCGGGGCAAGCCGGCGGACGAGCTGAAGGACGACAAGCGCACCCGCATGCGCGTGCACGGCCGGGCGGGGGAGACCTGCCCCGTCTGCGGCGACACCGTGCTGGAGGTCGTCTACGCCGACTCCTCGCTGCAGTACTGCCCCACGTGCCAGACCGGCGGCAAGCCGCTCAAGGACCGGACGACGAGCAAGTTCCTGAAGTAG
- a CDS encoding cation:proton antiporter gives MEHLIDANFVYLLIGLALLIAVVLPAALRTVALSPPVVLLALGALMGLLPLPDAAQLKPIEDRAVLEHLTELTVIISLMGVGLALDRPLNIRSWASWQRWGATWRLLAIGMPLAIATTAWLGWWVLGLAPASAILLGAALAPTDPVLASDVQVEGPTTDEADEEKIDERDEVRFALTSEAGLNDGMAFPFVHLAILVAGATTLGDWGPTWFAWDLVGMVVVGVVIGMLTGWALARAAFRSRRPSIRTAETGEPLLALAAVLLSYGLAQVAHGYGFLAVFACAMTLRSMERSADYHALMHQVVERLERLLTLIVLLVLGVAMTNGLLGSLSWRGAALGIGLVLVVRPVTAWLALRIGAGVRTREGEKGLGRRERLATAFFGIRGIGSIYYLAYATGAEEFSDVDTLWSTVAFVIAVSVVLHGVTATPVMRWLDDRRATVEN, from the coding sequence GTGGAGCACCTGATCGACGCCAACTTCGTGTATCTGCTGATCGGGCTGGCGCTCCTGATCGCGGTCGTCCTGCCCGCGGCCCTGCGCACCGTGGCGCTCTCACCGCCCGTCGTGCTGCTGGCGCTCGGGGCGCTGATGGGGCTGCTGCCGCTGCCGGACGCGGCCCAGCTCAAGCCGATCGAGGACCGCGCCGTCCTGGAGCACCTGACTGAGCTCACGGTCATCATCTCGCTGATGGGGGTGGGGCTGGCGCTCGACCGTCCCCTGAACATCCGTTCGTGGGCGTCGTGGCAGCGTTGGGGAGCGACGTGGCGGCTGCTCGCGATCGGCATGCCGCTGGCGATCGCGACGACCGCCTGGCTCGGCTGGTGGGTGTTGGGCCTTGCCCCGGCCTCGGCGATCCTGCTGGGTGCCGCGCTCGCCCCCACCGACCCGGTGCTGGCCTCCGACGTCCAGGTCGAGGGGCCCACGACCGACGAGGCCGATGAGGAGAAGATCGACGAGCGCGACGAGGTGCGGTTCGCCCTGACGTCCGAAGCGGGCCTGAACGACGGGATGGCCTTCCCGTTCGTGCACCTGGCGATCCTCGTGGCCGGTGCCACGACCCTCGGCGACTGGGGGCCGACGTGGTTCGCCTGGGACCTGGTCGGCATGGTCGTGGTGGGCGTCGTGATCGGGATGCTGACGGGCTGGGCGCTGGCCAGGGCGGCCTTCCGCTCGCGGCGGCCCTCGATCCGCACCGCCGAGACCGGTGAGCCGCTGCTGGCGCTCGCCGCGGTGCTGCTGTCCTACGGGCTGGCCCAGGTCGCCCACGGCTACGGCTTTCTCGCGGTGTTCGCCTGCGCCATGACGCTGCGATCGATGGAGCGGAGCGCCGACTACCACGCCCTGATGCACCAGGTCGTCGAGCGGCTCGAGCGTCTGCTGACGCTGATCGTCCTGCTGGTGCTCGGAGTCGCGATGACCAATGGTCTGCTGGGCTCGCTGAGCTGGCGGGGCGCCGCGCTGGGCATCGGCCTGGTGCTGGTGGTCCGCCCCGTCACGGCCTGGCTGGCCCTGCGGATCGGTGCGGGCGTGCGGACCCGCGAGGGGGAGAAGGGGCTGGGTCGCCGGGAGCGGCTCGCGACGGCCTTCTTCGGCATCCGGGGCATCGGCTCGATCTACTACCTGGCCTATGCCACCGGTGCCGAGGAGTTCAGCGACGTCGACACCCTGTGGTCGACGGTCGCCTTCGTGATCGCGGTGTCGGTCGTCCTGCACGGGGTCACGGCCACCCCGGTCATGCGATGGCTGGACGACCGCCGAGCCACGGTCGAGAATTGA
- a CDS encoding Nramp family divalent metal transporter, with product MGPAFIAAVAYVDPGNVATNVSAGSKFGYTLVWVVVMANAMAVLVQYLSAKLGMVTGMSLAGHMGQRLPRRRRIAFWLQAEAIAVATDLAEVVGGAIALNLLFDLPLMVGAVITAAVAMVILRIGDVRGQHALERVIIGFLMLIAVGFMAGLFIDPPPAGPLAGGLVPSFEGAESVLLASGIIGATVMPHVIYLHSSLTTSRLGSRGEGRSMRELLAATRTDVALALILAGVLNLSLLVVAATSLDGLPGTDTLEGVHAVVTSELGAGVALLFAVALLGSGLASTSVGSAAGAEVMQGLLGVRMPVLLRRVITLIPALVVLGLGAEPSRALVVSQVVLSIGIPFALVPLMVLTSRRDVMGEHVNARGTTVAAGVVATIVIALNLSLLWLTFVG from the coding sequence CTGGGTCCTGCGTTCATCGCCGCAGTGGCCTATGTCGACCCGGGCAATGTGGCCACCAACGTCTCGGCGGGCTCGAAGTTCGGCTACACCCTGGTGTGGGTCGTCGTGATGGCCAATGCCATGGCGGTGCTGGTGCAGTACCTGTCGGCGAAGCTGGGCATGGTCACCGGGATGTCCCTGGCCGGCCACATGGGGCAGCGCCTGCCGCGGAGACGGCGGATCGCGTTCTGGTTGCAGGCCGAGGCGATCGCGGTGGCCACCGACCTGGCCGAGGTCGTCGGCGGGGCCATCGCCCTCAACCTGCTGTTCGACCTGCCGCTCATGGTCGGTGCGGTCATCACCGCGGCCGTGGCCATGGTGATCCTGCGCATCGGCGACGTGCGCGGGCAGCACGCGCTGGAACGCGTCATCATCGGCTTCCTGATGCTGATCGCCGTCGGTTTCATGGCCGGGTTGTTCATCGACCCGCCACCCGCCGGCCCGCTCGCGGGAGGCCTGGTCCCGTCGTTCGAGGGTGCCGAGAGCGTCCTGCTGGCCTCCGGCATCATCGGGGCGACCGTCATGCCGCACGTCATCTACCTGCACTCGAGCCTCACGACGTCCCGGCTGGGCAGCCGCGGCGAGGGCCGCAGCATGCGGGAGCTGCTGGCCGCCACCCGCACCGATGTGGCGCTGGCGCTGATCCTGGCGGGGGTGCTGAACCTGTCGCTGCTGGTCGTCGCCGCGACCAGCCTGGACGGCCTGCCGGGCACCGACACCCTCGAGGGCGTGCACGCCGTGGTGACCTCCGAGCTGGGTGCCGGCGTCGCGCTGCTGTTCGCGGTGGCGCTCCTCGGCTCCGGCCTGGCGTCGACATCGGTCGGCAGCGCCGCAGGAGCCGAGGTCATGCAGGGACTGCTCGGTGTGCGCATGCCGGTCCTGTTGCGCCGGGTCATCACGCTGATCCCGGCCCTGGTCGTCCTCGGGCTGGGTGCCGAGCCGAGCCGGGCCCTCGTGGTGTCGCAGGTGGTGCTCTCGATCGGCATCCCCTTCGCGCTCGTCCCGCTCATGGTGCTGACCTCCCGTCGCGACGTCATGGGCGAGCACGTCAACGCGCGGGGGACGACGGTGGCCGCCGGGGTCGTCGCGACGATCGTGATCGCGCTCAACCTGTCGCTGCTGTGGCTGACGTTCGTGGGTTGA